The following are from one region of the Nicotiana tomentosiformis chromosome 7, ASM39032v3, whole genome shotgun sequence genome:
- the LOC104086125 gene encoding uncharacterized protein, with product MARTNKYTSLNFNDIYEKKTTSSSSATSGRPHSSSSSSFNGPNKTIISNSRIHGHMLVLSRPTPKPISIPQPQPQPQPLPIQQQPKLQSPPDQTRAESDSISLRPQGRTGSGPTTTLSSSPVNPPSPLQSPLPKSNRFVPPHLRPGFVGREEKPVPDGQGLRAKQDVGPGPHRQGAHLGSSPNRFGENGRPKSGGGYERMRRGFGEADAVDFMNRPGSSGARPSSSG from the coding sequence ATGGCAAGAACCAATAAATATACCTCCCTTAACTTCAACGACATCTACGAAAAGAAAACCACTAGCAGCAGCTCCGCCACCTCCGGTAGACCGCACTcttcttcatcatcttcttttAATGGTCCCAATAAGACTATTATCTCTAACTCTCGTATCCATGGCCACATGCTTGTCCTGAGCCGGCCCACTCCCAAGCCCATCTCCATTCCGCAACCCcagcctcagcctcagcctcttCCGATCCAGCAACAGCCCAAGTTACAAAGCCCACCGGATCAAACCCGAGCTGAATCGGACTCCATTTCGCTTCGTCCACAGGGTCGTACTGGTTCCGGGCCCACTACAACACTTTCTTCGTCTCCTGTGAACCCGCCGTCACCTTTGCAATCGCCTTTGCCGAAGTCGAACAGGTTCGTGCCGCCACATCTTAGACCGGGATTTGTAGGCCGGGAGGAGAAACCGGTCCCGGATGGTCAGGGGTTGAGAGCTAAACAGGACGTTGGGCCTGGGCCGCATCGTCAGGGGGCACATCTTGGGTCGTCACCTAATCGGTTCGGAGAGAACGGTAGGCCCAAATCGGGAGGTGGGTATGAACGAATGAGGAGAGGATTTGGTGAGGCTGATGCGGTGGACTTCATGAACCGGCCTGGTTCTAGCGGGGCTCGGCCCAGCTCtagtggatga